In one Rutidosis leptorrhynchoides isolate AG116_Rl617_1_P2 chromosome 8, CSIRO_AGI_Rlap_v1, whole genome shotgun sequence genomic region, the following are encoded:
- the LOC139863208 gene encoding uncharacterized protein — translation MRIASWNTRGLGNKSRGQMVGRLVNLFHVQFIALQESMVQEVPQPVLNEVWKHFEFDAVQVNASGRSGGLVSMWRTDFFSLVKWWCKKHWIATIMRYNNSNKLILIVNVYAPQQEQSKKIVWSQLTRIVHNWPGPFCLLGDFNSVCAPEERLREVIDHNCITSFNNFISNAGLIDQFLVNDDFTWEGPLGKFSKIDRVFINAQWAILWPNSILQSGFSDRSDHKPIIWGKKLCYWGPKPFRFNNAWLAKVGFLSMCETVWSSFNTVGWASFVLNKNLRLLKAEIKLWNASHQDSFSVDLKSAESEIKRLKLCYSQCDLDAGELNDLVNLKKIKKKLQIHLESKHRIHSRYKWLKLGDKNSRFFHLVSKIKQQSSYIAGMQINNSWEEDPSTVKEFAVEYFESIFSNNCSVINLSELEWAELNIARISAQSRSCLIDFFSTKEIQEVPMALTETKHRGRTGFLCNSSKNLGIF, via the coding sequence ATGAGGATTGCTTCGTGGAATACCCGGGGCCTCGGTAACAAATCGAGAGGCCAAATGGTGGGTAGGCTTGTCAATCTTTTTCATGTTCAATTTATTGCTTTGCAAGAATCCATGGTTCAAGAAGTGCCTCAACCTGTTTTAAACGAAGTATGGAAACACTTCGAGTTTGATGCGGTTCAAGTTAATGCGTCGGGAAGATCAGGCGGTTTAGTTTCTATGTGGAGAACCGATTTCTTTTCtcttgttaaatggtggtgcaagaAGCATTGGATAGCCACTATTATGAGGTATAACAATTCAAATAAACTTATTCTTATTGTCAATGTATACGCCCCTCAACAAGAACAAAGCAAGAAGATTGTTTGGTCTCAACTTACAAGAATCGTTCACAATTGGCCGGGTCCTTTTTGTTTGTTAGGCGATTTTAATTCGGTGTGTGCACCGGAAGAAAGACTTCGTGAAGTTATTGATCATAATTGTATAACCTCTTTCAACAATTTTATTTCAAATGCGGGCTTGATTGATCAATTCTTAGTTAACGACGATTTTACTTGGGAAGGGCCACTCGGGAAATTTTCTAAGATCGATAGAGTGTTTATCAATGCCCAGTGGGCTATTTTGTGGCCCAACTCCATCCTACAATCGGGTTTTTCGGATCGATCCGATCACAAGCCTATTATATGGGGAAAAAAGCTTTGTTATTGGGGTCCTAAACCCTTTAGATTCAATAATGCTTGGTTAGCGAAGGTTGGGTTTTTGTCCATGTGCGAAACTGTTTGGTCCTCGTTTAATACAGTGGGGTGGGCTTCTTTTGTTCTAAACAAAAATCTTAGATTGTTAAAAGCTGAAATCAAATTATGGAACGCATCTCATCAAGATTCTTTCTCTGTCGACTTGAAAAGTGCAGAATCCGAAATCAAACGTCTAAAGCTATGTTACAGTCAATGTGATCTTGATGCAGGCGAGTTGAACGATTTGGTTAATCTAAAAAAGATCAAGAAAAAGTTACAGATTCATTTAGAATCAAAACACAGAATTCATTCTCGTTATAAATGGTTAAAATTGGGCGATAAAAATTCTAGATTTTTCCATCTTGTTTCAAAGATCAAACAACAATCTTCCTATATAGCGGGAATGCAAATCAATAATTCGTGGGAAGAAGATCCGTCTACTGTCAAAGAATTCGCTGTTGAATATTTTGAATCCATCTTCTCAAATAACTGTTCTGTTATTAATTTGTCCGAGTTGGAATGGGCCGAACTCAATATTGCTCGTATCTCTGCTCAGTCTAGATCATGTTTAATCGATTTTTTCAGCACAAAAGAAATACAGGAGGTCCCAATGGCTTTGACGGAAACAAAACACCGGGGCCGGACGGGTTTTCTTTGCAATTCTTCAAAAAATCTTGGTATTTTTTAG
- the LOC139861226 gene encoding LOB domain-containing protein 15-like has protein sequence MSRERERFDEIGKKIKRDIDAPFQLGSSSRRHHMLGLPITGTLNTITPCAACKLLRRRCAQECPFSPYFSPHEPQKFASVHKVFGASNVSKLLMEVPENQRADAANSLVYEANVRLRDPVYGCMGAISALQHQVQSLQAELNEVRALILKYKYSIDQTTHHDQNFVIPSNHHLALFSTNVLSAVTPTPPPPPSTPLPPPPPPPPLPPPASSSSSMYNPPSATTDYSPITNDNVSYFG, from the exons ATGTCCAGAGAAag GGAAAGATTTGATGAGATAGGAAAGAAGATCAAAAGAGACATCGATGCACCATTTCAATTGGGAAGCAGCAGTAGGAGACATCATATGTTAGGGCTTCCAATTACTGGAACCCTAAACACCATCACACCGTGTGCTGCGTGTAAGCTTTTACGCCGTAGATGTGCTCAAGAATGCCCATTTTCACCATATTTTTCTCCTCATGAACCTCAAAAGTTTGCTTCTGTTCACAAAGTTTTTGGTGCCAGTAATGTCTCCAAGTTGCTCATG GAAGTGCCAGAGAATCAAAGAGCCGATGCAGCGAATAGTCTTGTTTACGAAGCGAATGTAAGGCTAAGAGATCCAGTTTACGGATGCATGGGTGCGATTTCAGCTTTACAACATCAAGTTCAATCTCTACAAGCTGAATTGAATGAAGTTAGAGCTCTAATTTTAAAATACAAGTATAGTATTGATCAAACAACTCACCATGATCAGAATTTTGTTATTCCTTCAAATCATCATTTAGCTTTATTTTCTACTAATGTTCTGTCAGCTGTCACACcaacaccgccaccaccaccatcaactcCTCTACCACCACCGCCGCCGCCACCACCGCTACCTCCTCCCGCTTCATCATCATCGTCCATGTATAATCCACCATCTGCCACTACAGATTATAGCCCAATTACCAACGATAATGTCTCTTATTTCGGTTAA